One genomic segment of Drosophila willistoni isolate 14030-0811.24 chromosome 2R unlocalized genomic scaffold, UCI_dwil_1.1 Seg200, whole genome shotgun sequence includes these proteins:
- the LOC26529701 gene encoding signal transducer and transcription activator isoform X1: MYGISPFAAELERLVSDLQELQFQSEFYQNHLNFETTIHNIFVRYCTLTPFVEEYRNCQISNGPNFTSHQCRTFKFLIQFFNNILNLSNGIVSDSIHQIRTRIKKDKCNLMKLVCHVDISTQVLKKGIYVKAEFRCLFADESHMPAPEVYCHIISSNQIRVLQERLDSFRIDIERAPVLENNIQILTYRDDKRLATFNSLKLQKTKRFDNTIPVLEEKCALLFHVKILINNQMECIWALSKPVVQTTHTIQERQAEATIFWMNYFPNETDEPFTVQQAVSCEDLKVALVHEFNIRTNFLLHAVNIEYIMEILLEFEEDGWITQEKIFRTHWKQDRSFWEWFYSLMRFLQPKSNNNNEENNNSQDVSVSAMWNAGLIAGFISRQRAVDFLENYSVGTFLIRFSETNLNSLNIVEKVSNTSVYIHPPFEPQLVEATSLANCIYNSTRAQFLCSPHRERVLNRDEVLQEFIRPPLAAPNYPQIMLM; encoded by the exons ATGTATGGAATTTCACCATTTGCAGCTGAACTCGAGCGGTTAGTTTCCGACCTTCAAGAATTGCAATTTCAATCGGAATTCTaccaaaatcatttaaattttgaaacaacTATTCATAATATATTTGTCCGATATTGTACACTAACACCATTTGTGGAAGAGTATCGTAATTGTCAAATTAGCAATGGCCCAAACTTCACTTCCCATCAGTGCCgtacttttaaatttttaatacaattttttaataacattCTAAATTTGAGCAATGGAATTGTATCTGACTCGATACATCAGATAAGGACACGAATAAAGAAAGACAAATGTAATTTGATGAAGTTAGTTTGTCATGTGGATATATCAACGCAAGTGTTAAAGAAGGGTATCTATGTCAAAGCTGAATTTCGATGTCTCTTTGCGGATGAATCGCACATGCCAGCACCGGAAGTATATTGTCATATTATATCAA GCAATCAAATAAGAGTGCTTCAAGAAAGATTGGATTCTTTTCGAATTGATATTGAAAGAGCACCGGTACTTGAGAATAACATTCAGATTTTGACGTATAGAGACGACAAGCGTTTAGCTACATTCAATAGTctaaaattgcaaaaaactAAACGTTTTGATAATACAATTCCCGTTTTGGAAGAAAAGTGTGCTTTACTATTTCACGTCAAAATTTTAATCAACAATCAAATGGAATGCATCTGGGCATTGTCCAAACCAGTGGTTCAGACAACGCATACTATTCAGGAGCGACAGGCTGAGGCAACAATCTTTTGGATGAATTACTTCCCAAATGAAACGGATGAGCCGTTTACAGTGCAACAAGCAGTTTCATGCGAGGATTTAAAGGTGGCTCTGGTACATGAGTTTAATATAAGGACAAACTTTTTGCTGCATGCGGTCAACATTGAATACATCA TGGAAATTcttctggaattcgaagaaGATGGATGGATTACACAGGAGAAGATTTTTAGGACTCACTGGAAGCAGGATCGTTCATTTTGGGAATGGTTTTATAGCCTTATGAGATTTTTGCAGCCCAAATCGAATAATAACAATGAGGAAAATAATAATTCCCAAGATGTATCTGTGAGTGCCATGTGGAATGCTGGGCTTATAGCGGGTTTCATTAGTAGGCAAAGGGCCGTTGATTTTCTTGAGAACTACAGCGTTGGTACATTTCTAATACGGTTCTCGGAAACTAATCTAA ATTCTCTAAACATTGTCGAAAAGGTATCCAATACATCTGTGTACATTCATCCACCCTTTGAGCCGCAACTAGTTGAAGCTACCAGTTTAGCCAATTGTATTTACAATTCAACTCGAGCACAATTTTTGTGTTCACCTCACAGGGAGAGAGTCCTTAATCGAGATGAAGTGCTACAAGAATTCATTCGACCTCCATTAGCGGCCCCCAACTATCCTCAGATCATGCTCATGTAA
- the LOC26529701 gene encoding signal transducer and transcription activator isoform X2, giving the protein MYGISPFAAELERNGIVSDSIHQIRTRIKKDKCNLMKLVCHVDISTQVLKKGIYVKAEFRCLFADESHMPAPEVYCHIISSNQIRVLQERLDSFRIDIERAPVLENNIQILTYRDDKRLATFNSLKLQKTKRFDNTIPVLEEKCALLFHVKILINNQMECIWALSKPVVQTTHTIQERQAEATIFWMNYFPNETDEPFTVQQAVSCEDLKVALVHEFNIRTNFLLHAVNIEYIMEILLEFEEDGWITQEKIFRTHWKQDRSFWEWFYSLMRFLQPKSNNNNEENNNSQDVSVSAMWNAGLIAGFISRQRAVDFLENYSVGTFLIRFSETNLNSLNIVEKVSNTSVYIHPPFEPQLVEATSLANCIYNSTRAQFLCSPHRERVLNRDEVLQEFIRPPLAAPNYPQIMLM; this is encoded by the exons ATGTATGGAATTTCACCATTTGCAGCTGAACTCGAGCG CAATGGAATTGTATCTGACTCGATACATCAGATAAGGACACGAATAAAGAAAGACAAATGTAATTTGATGAAGTTAGTTTGTCATGTGGATATATCAACGCAAGTGTTAAAGAAGGGTATCTATGTCAAAGCTGAATTTCGATGTCTCTTTGCGGATGAATCGCACATGCCAGCACCGGAAGTATATTGTCATATTATATCAA GCAATCAAATAAGAGTGCTTCAAGAAAGATTGGATTCTTTTCGAATTGATATTGAAAGAGCACCGGTACTTGAGAATAACATTCAGATTTTGACGTATAGAGACGACAAGCGTTTAGCTACATTCAATAGTctaaaattgcaaaaaactAAACGTTTTGATAATACAATTCCCGTTTTGGAAGAAAAGTGTGCTTTACTATTTCACGTCAAAATTTTAATCAACAATCAAATGGAATGCATCTGGGCATTGTCCAAACCAGTGGTTCAGACAACGCATACTATTCAGGAGCGACAGGCTGAGGCAACAATCTTTTGGATGAATTACTTCCCAAATGAAACGGATGAGCCGTTTACAGTGCAACAAGCAGTTTCATGCGAGGATTTAAAGGTGGCTCTGGTACATGAGTTTAATATAAGGACAAACTTTTTGCTGCATGCGGTCAACATTGAATACATCA TGGAAATTcttctggaattcgaagaaGATGGATGGATTACACAGGAGAAGATTTTTAGGACTCACTGGAAGCAGGATCGTTCATTTTGGGAATGGTTTTATAGCCTTATGAGATTTTTGCAGCCCAAATCGAATAATAACAATGAGGAAAATAATAATTCCCAAGATGTATCTGTGAGTGCCATGTGGAATGCTGGGCTTATAGCGGGTTTCATTAGTAGGCAAAGGGCCGTTGATTTTCTTGAGAACTACAGCGTTGGTACATTTCTAATACGGTTCTCGGAAACTAATCTAA ATTCTCTAAACATTGTCGAAAAGGTATCCAATACATCTGTGTACATTCATCCACCCTTTGAGCCGCAACTAGTTGAAGCTACCAGTTTAGCCAATTGTATTTACAATTCAACTCGAGCACAATTTTTGTGTTCACCTCACAGGGAGAGAGTCCTTAATCGAGATGAAGTGCTACAAGAATTCATTCGACCTCCATTAGCGGCCCCCAACTATCCTCAGATCATGCTCATGTAA
- the LOC124460374 gene encoding uncharacterized protein LOC124460374 yields the protein MFLKTLWRSTHSFWQWFYNLMKFLQPRNSHGNNSINDTSVQAIWQAGHISGFISNEKAAELVKDQRVGTFLIRLSMNSLNVVQKMSDTSVHVYAPWDQQLVNYGGLATCIDQLSGADFLLSVFSNEIRDRNEIVRQPATEGSNTTNYPRSIGIQSPSSSDININIDIDFDLDIYLKDLPYPSTDVPDYGEELLSELINNHES from the exons ATGTTTTTGAAAACATTGTGGAGGTCAACTCATTCGTTTTGGCAGTGGTTTTATAACCTTATGAAGTTTTTGCAGCCCAGAAACAGTCATGGAAATAACAGTATCAATGATACTTCGGTGCAGGCCATATGGCAAGCTGGTCATATTTCTGGCTTCATAAGCAATGAAAAAGCAGCAGAACTTGTCAAGGATCAACGTGTTGGCACTTTTCTAATTCGCTTGAGCATGA ATTCTCTAAATGTTGTTCAAAAGATGTCGGATACATCTGTGCACGTCTATGCCCCGTGGGATCAACAACTAGTAAATTATGGCGGCTTGGCAACGTGCATTGACCAACTATCGGGAGCAGATTTCTTGCTCTCTGTCTTTTCCAATGAAATCAGAGATCGAAACGAAATTGTAAGACAACCCGCAACTGAAGGATCAAATACGACCAATTACCCAAGAAGCATTGGCATACAATCTCCATCATCATCTGATATCAATATTAATATCGACATTGATTTTGACCTTGATATTTACTTAAAAGATTTGCCATATCCATCAACTGATGTTCCCGACTATGGTGAAGAATTGCTTTCTGAACTCATTAATAATCATGAATCTTAA
- the LOC26530204 gene encoding signal transducer and transcription activator — protein sequence MDGISVFSAELEQLVSDLQELQFQSEFYQNHLNFETTIHNIFVRYCTLTPFVEEYRNCQISNGPNFTSHQCRSFKFLIQFFNNILNLSNGIVSDSIHQIRTRIRKDKFNLMKLVCHVDISTQVLKKGIYVKAEFRCLFADELHMPAPEVYCNIISSNQIRQLQERLDSFRIDIERAPVLENNSQILTYRDDKRLATFNNLKLQKTKRFDNTIPVLEEKCALLFHVQILINNQMECIWALSKPVVQASHSNQERLADATIFWMNNFPNETDEPFTVQQSVSCENLKAALVHEFNIRTNFLLHAVNIEYIREILLEFEENELITSEKIFRTHWKQDRSFWEWFYSLMKFLQPRSNNNNEENNNRQDVSVSAMWNAGLIAGFISRQRAVDFLENYSVGTFLIRFSETNLNSLNIVEKVSNTSVYIHPPFEPQLVEATSLANCIYNSTRAQFLCSPHRERVLNRDEVLQEFIRPPLAAPNYPQLMLM from the exons ATGGATGGAATTTCAGTATTTTCAGCTGAACTCGAGCAGTTAGTTTCCGACCTTCAAGAATTGCAATTTCAATCAGAATTCTaccaaaatcatttaaattttgaaacaacTATTCATAATATATTTGTCCGATATTGTACACTAACACCATTTGTGGAAGAGTATCGTAATTGTCAAATTAGCAATGGCCCAAACTTCACTTCCCATCAGTGCCgtagttttaaatttttaatacaattttttaataacattCTAAATTTGAGCAATGGAATTGTATCCGACTCGATACATCAGATAAGGACACGAATAAGGAAagacaaatttaatttgatgaAGTTAGTTTGTCATGTGGATATATCAACGCAAGTGTTAAAGAAGGGTATCTATGTCAAAGCTGAATTTCGATGTCTCTTTGCGGATGAATTGCACATGCCAGCACCGGAAGTATATTGTAATATTATATCAA GCAATCAAATAAGACAGCTTCAAGAAAGATTGGATTCTTTTCGAATTGATATTGAAAGAGCACCGGTACTTGAGAATAACAGTCAGATTTTGACGTATAGAGACGACAAGCGTTTAGCTACATTCAATAATctaaaattgcaaaaaactAAACGTTTTGATAATACAATTCCCGTTTTGGAAGAAAAGTGTGCTTTACTATTTCACGTCCAAATTTTAATCAACAATCAAATGGAATGCATCTGGGCATTGTCCAAACCAGTGGTTCAGGCATCGCATTCTAATCAGGAGCGACTGGCTGATGCTACAATCTTTTGGATGAATAACTTTCCAAATGAAACAGATGAGCCGTTTACAGTCCAACAATCAGTTTCATGCGAGAATTTAAAGGCGGCTCTGGTACATGAGTTTAATATAAGGACAAACTTTTTGCTGCATGCGGTCAACATTGAATATATCA GGGAAATTcttctggaattcgaagaaAATGAATTGATTACATCGGAAAAGATTTTTAGGACTCACTGGAAGCAGGATCGTTCATTTTGGGAATGGTTTTATAGCCTTATGAAATTTTTGCAGCCCAGAtcgaataataataatgaggAAAATAATAATCGCCAAGATGTATCTGTGAGTGCTATGTGGAATGCTGGGCTTATAGCGGGTTTCATTAGTAGGCAAAGAGCCGTTGATTTTCTTGAGAACTACAGCGTTGGTACATTTCTAATACGGTTCTCGGAAACTAATCTAA ATTCTCTAAACATTGTCGAAAAGGTATCCAATACATCTGTGTACATTCATCCACCCTTTGAGCCGCAACTAGTTGAAGCTACCAGTTTGGCCAATTGTATTTACAATTCAACTCGAGCACAATTTTTGTGTTCACCTCACAGGGAGAGAGTCCTTAATCGAGATGAAGTTTTACAAGAATTCATTCGACCTCCATTAGCGGCCCCCAACTATCCTCAGCTCATGCTCATGTAA